The nucleotide sequence CCATGACGACGACCGCATCGGAGATGGTAAACGCTTCGTCCTGATCGTGGGTGACGTAGAGCGCGCTGATGCCGACCTTCTTGATCAGCTTGCGCAGCTCGCCGCGCATCTCCTCGCGCAGCTTGGCGTCGAGATTACTCAGCGGTTCGTCGAGCAAGATCAATTGCGGCTCGAGCGCTAGACTGCGCGCCAGCGCCACACGCTGCTGCTGGCCGCCGCTCAACTGCGACGGGTAGCGGTCTTCGCGACCGCCCAGGCCGACCAGATCCAGCGCGCCCAACACCCGTTTTTTGGTTTCCGCTTCCGGGATTTTCCGTAGATTAAGACCAAACGCGACGTTCTTGAACACGGTCATATGCGGCCAGAGCGCATAATTTTGAAAGACGAAGCCGATCTCACGCGAGTAAGGCGGCACGAGAACGCCTTGTTCAATGGAAGTTTGAAGCTTGCCGGCGATGGAGATCGACCCGGCGTCGGGTATCTCCAGACCGGCAATGGAGCGCAAGAGCGTCGTCTTGCCGCAGCCCGAAGGGCCGAGAAATGAGAGAATGCCTTGGTCGAACTCGAAGCTGACGTTGTCGAGCGCTTTGAGGTCCTTGTAGAGTTTGGTAACCCCTTCGACTTTCAATATGGCCATGGGTCGCTTTCGCTTTACCGCAAAGTCTATGCCCCAGACCGAACGCCTTGCTGTTAAGACTTTAGTCGGCCCGGTTGCAGGCAAATAGAATCATTTCAATAGGATAAAGTCCAGGGGTTCTCCGCGGTAACGGATGGCTTTCAGATCAATAACCGATTCGCTGGCAAAAACTTAGGCAGCGACCACCAAGAAACTGAGCACCCGGAGTGTTCCCACCTGGGGGGGTTGGAGTGTGTTATTTATCTTCTTACTGTTGCCTGTCGCCTCGCGCCTGGCACCTATTTCAATTTGTACTTGCGTTCGATCTCGTCGACGTAGCCGCTTTGCACGACTTTTTGCAGAATGCGTTGATCGAGCAGGTCCTCGACATTAAAATTTCTTATCTTCGGATCGCGCAGGGCGATCACGTCCTGGGCGGTTTTCAACCCCTTCGGGGTGACGAACGTGTAGGGCGTCAACTCCTCCAGGAGAAACTTGTAACCGGTCTCCGCCAGCGCGCGGTCCAGCTTGAGATATTTCTGCAAGACCGCCACGCCGCGCTCTTTCTGCGAGCGCATATACGCGCTCGCCTCGATCAGCGCCTTGATCATGCTTTCGACGGTCTGCGGATTTTTCTGGACATAGGATTCGGTGCTCATGAAGGGGCTCGACGGCAAGGCGATTCGAGTGGTCAAGTCGAGCAGCACTTTGACGCCTAGCCCTTGCAGTCGCGACGACTGCAGCTTATCGAGCGGCGCGGCGTCGATGATGCCGCTGGCCAGCGATTGGGCGATCACCGTGCTGTCGCCGATGGCTTGAATGCTGATGTTGTCTTTTTGCGGGTCGAGTCCCATTTCGCGCAGCGATAAAATCGCCAGGCTCCACAAGAGCCCGCTAAAATCCTGCACGCCGACTTTCTTGCCGCGCAGATCGCTCGGCTTGGTGATCGACGGCGCGACCAGAAAATCGTAAGCCGCGCGCTCGGCGAACAGCGAAAGGACGATCTTGAGCTTGGCGCCCTGGGCCGCCGCCGAGAGCATGCTCGTGGCGCTGCCGCGGACAAACTGCAC is from Deltaproteobacteria bacterium and encodes:
- a CDS encoding ABC transporter ATP-binding protein, translating into MAILKVEGVTKLYKDLKALDNVSFEFDQGILSFLGPSGCGKTTLLRSIAGLEIPDAGSISIAGKLQTSIEQGVLVPPYSREIGFVFQNYALWPHMTVFKNVAFGLNLRKIPEAETKKRVLGALDLVGLGGREDRYPSQLSGGQQQRVALARSLALEPQLILLDEPLSNLDAKLREEMRGELRKLIKKVGISALYVTHDQDEAFTISDAVVVMESGKILQYASPDEIYNHPAHPFVASFIGHASLIDGKIVKVEDQQCVVAIPEFNNATLVSPLRAKAAAGDPCKLVLRLNEIHLSHERFPQGTENVLEGQMIGREFRGGLTDHRVQIGSRELVVTSHKLCPMIHVDGEAGNTYVSIDKSALSVIVGN
- a CDS encoding ABC transporter substrate-binding protein codes for the protein MVAKRCWLILTMLLYALPAQAEQVRIAYSGVSASGSPVWLAKEQGLFARHGLDVDLVAVRSAPLQVSALVANEVQFVRGSATSMLSAAAQGAKLKIVLSLFAERAAYDFLVAPSITKPSDLRGKKVGVQDFSGLLWSLAILSLREMGLDPQKDNISIQAIGDSTVIAQSLASGIIDAAPLDKLQSSRLQGLGVKVLLDLTTRIALPSSPFMSTESYVQKNPQTVESMIKALIEASAYMRSQKERGVAVLQKYLKLDRALAETGYKFLLEELTPYTFVTPKGLKTAQDVIALRDPKIRNFNVEDLLDQRILQKVVQSGYVDEIERKYKLK